In Strix aluco isolate bStrAlu1 chromosome 22, bStrAlu1.hap1, whole genome shotgun sequence, a genomic segment contains:
- the ENO1 gene encoding alpha-enolase isoform X2, whose product MSILRIHAREILDSRGNPTVEVDLYTNKGLFRAAVPSGASTGIYEALELRDNDKTRYLGKGVSRAVKYVNEFLGTALCTQNVNVVDQEKIDKLMLEMDGTENKSKFGANAILGVSLAVCKAGAAEKGVPLYRHIADLAGNAEVILPVPAFNVINGGSHAGNKLAMQEFMILPVGADSFKEAMRIGAEVYHNLKNVIKEKYGKDATNVGDEGGFAPNILENKEALELLKTAISKAGYSEKVVIGMDVAASEFYRDGKYDLDFKSPDDPSRYISPDQLADLYKGFVKNYPVVSIEDPFDQDDWAAWKKFTGSAGIQVVGDDLTVTNPKRIAKAVEEKACNCLLLKVNQIGSVTESLQACKLAQSNGWGVMVSHRSGETEDTFIADLVVGLCTGQIKTGAPCRSERLAKYNQLLRIEEELGSKARFAGRNFRNPCIH is encoded by the exons ATGTCCATTCTTAGGATCCATGCCCGTGAAATCCTTGACTCACGTGGGAATCCCACTGTTGAGGTAGACCTCTATACCAACAAAG GTCTGTTCAGAGCCGCTGTTCCCAGCGGTGCCTCAACTGGAATCTATGAAGCTCTGGAGCTTCGTGACAATGACAAGACACGCTACCTGGGGAAAG GTGTATCCAGAGCTGTTAAATATGTTAACGAGTTCCTGGGGACAGCATTGTGTACACAG AATGTCAACGTTGTGGATCAAGAGAAGATTGACAAACTGATGCTGGAAATGGATGGAACGGAGAACAAAT CCAAATTTGGTGCCAATGCTATCTTGGGTGTATCTCTGGCTGTATGCAAAGCTGGTGCTGCTGAGAAGGGTGTCCCCTTGTACCGTCACATTGCTGACCTTGCTGGAAATGCAGAAGTCATTCTTCCAGTTCCT GCTTTCAATGTGATCAACGGTGGCTCCCATGCTGGCAATAAGCTGGCTATGCAGGAGTTCATGATCCTCCCAGTGGGTGCTGACAGTTTCAAGGAGGCAATGCGCATTGGTGCAGAGGTGTATCACAATCTAAAGAATGTAATCAAGGAGAAGTATGGCAAGGATGCAACCAACGTGGGTGATGAGGGTGGCTTTGCCCCCAACATCCTGGAAAATAAAGAAG CTCTGGAGTTGCTGAAGACTGCTATCAGCAAGGCTGGCTACTCCGAGAAGGTGGTCATTGGCATGGATGTGGCTGCCTCCGAGTTCTACCGTGATGGAAAGTATGACCTGGACTTCAAATCTCCTGATGATCCCAGCAGATATATTTCTCCTGATCAGCTGGCTGACCTGTACAAGGGCTTTGTCAAGAACTACCCTG TGGTGTCCATCGAAGACCCGTTTGACCAGGATGACTGGGCTGCCTGGAAGAAGTTCACTGGCAGTGCTGGTATCCAGGTGGTGGGTGATGATCTGACTGTGACCAATCCAAAGCGGATTGCCAAGGCTGTGGAGGAGAAAGCCTGCAACTGCCTCCTCCTTAAGGTCAACCAGATTGGCTCTGTGACAGAGTCCCTGCAAGC CTGCAAGCTCGCTCAGTCCAATGGCTGGGGTGTGATGGTGAGTCATCGCTCTGGAGAAACAGAAGACACCTTCATTGCTGATCTGGTAGTTGGTCTCTGCACTGGCCAG ATCAAAACTGGTGCCCCTTGCCGATCTGAGCGTCTAGCCAAGTACAACCAGCTGCTGAG AATTGAAGAGGAGCTTGGCAGCAAGGCCCGTTTTGCTGGAAGGAACTTCAGGAACCCTTGTATCCACTAA
- the ENO1 gene encoding alpha-enolase isoform X1: MSILRIHAREILDSRGNPTVEVDLYTNKGLFRAAVPSGASTGIYEALELRDNDKTRYLGKGVSKAVEHINKTIAPALISKNVNVVDQEKIDKLMLEMDGTENKSKFGANAILGVSLAVCKAGAAEKGVPLYRHIADLAGNAEVILPVPAFNVINGGSHAGNKLAMQEFMILPVGADSFKEAMRIGAEVYHNLKNVIKEKYGKDATNVGDEGGFAPNILENKEALELLKTAISKAGYSEKVVIGMDVAASEFYRDGKYDLDFKSPDDPSRYISPDQLADLYKGFVKNYPVVSIEDPFDQDDWAAWKKFTGSAGIQVVGDDLTVTNPKRIAKAVEEKACNCLLLKVNQIGSVTESLQACKLAQSNGWGVMVSHRSGETEDTFIADLVVGLCTGQIKTGAPCRSERLAKYNQLLRIEEELGSKARFAGRNFRNPCIH; the protein is encoded by the exons ATGTCCATTCTTAGGATCCATGCCCGTGAAATCCTTGACTCACGTGGGAATCCCACTGTTGAGGTAGACCTCTATACCAACAAAG GTCTGTTCAGAGCCGCTGTTCCCAGCGGTGCCTCAACTGGAATCTATGAAGCTCTGGAGCTTCGTGACAATGACAAGACACGCTACCTGGGGAAAG GTGTCTCAAAAGCTGTTGAGCACATCAATAAAACAATTGCACCCGCACTGATTAGCAAG AATGTCAACGTTGTGGATCAAGAGAAGATTGACAAACTGATGCTGGAAATGGATGGAACGGAGAACAAAT CCAAATTTGGTGCCAATGCTATCTTGGGTGTATCTCTGGCTGTATGCAAAGCTGGTGCTGCTGAGAAGGGTGTCCCCTTGTACCGTCACATTGCTGACCTTGCTGGAAATGCAGAAGTCATTCTTCCAGTTCCT GCTTTCAATGTGATCAACGGTGGCTCCCATGCTGGCAATAAGCTGGCTATGCAGGAGTTCATGATCCTCCCAGTGGGTGCTGACAGTTTCAAGGAGGCAATGCGCATTGGTGCAGAGGTGTATCACAATCTAAAGAATGTAATCAAGGAGAAGTATGGCAAGGATGCAACCAACGTGGGTGATGAGGGTGGCTTTGCCCCCAACATCCTGGAAAATAAAGAAG CTCTGGAGTTGCTGAAGACTGCTATCAGCAAGGCTGGCTACTCCGAGAAGGTGGTCATTGGCATGGATGTGGCTGCCTCCGAGTTCTACCGTGATGGAAAGTATGACCTGGACTTCAAATCTCCTGATGATCCCAGCAGATATATTTCTCCTGATCAGCTGGCTGACCTGTACAAGGGCTTTGTCAAGAACTACCCTG TGGTGTCCATCGAAGACCCGTTTGACCAGGATGACTGGGCTGCCTGGAAGAAGTTCACTGGCAGTGCTGGTATCCAGGTGGTGGGTGATGATCTGACTGTGACCAATCCAAAGCGGATTGCCAAGGCTGTGGAGGAGAAAGCCTGCAACTGCCTCCTCCTTAAGGTCAACCAGATTGGCTCTGTGACAGAGTCCCTGCAAGC CTGCAAGCTCGCTCAGTCCAATGGCTGGGGTGTGATGGTGAGTCATCGCTCTGGAGAAACAGAAGACACCTTCATTGCTGATCTGGTAGTTGGTCTCTGCACTGGCCAG ATCAAAACTGGTGCCCCTTGCCGATCTGAGCGTCTAGCCAAGTACAACCAGCTGCTGAG AATTGAAGAGGAGCTTGGCAGCAAGGCCCGTTTTGCTGGAAGGAACTTCAGGAACCCTTGTATCCACTAA